Part of the Woronichinia naegeliana WA131 genome, TTAGCTCAAGCTGGCCGCCGCTATGCTGAAAACTATTACCGTTTTGATTTGGCCCTAGATCGTTATGAAGAGCTATTGACAGAAGCGATCGCCAAACCAGCTCAGGCTGTGCAGAAAAAACTGGTTCTCAGAAATTGAGATTTCATCAATGCAAGTCTACTAGCTTAGGGAGCGATCTCAGCGTTGGCTAGGGGATAAACGCGATCAGGAAGATTTTGCTGTTCTAGGGCTTCAGGATAAGTCGAAAAGGGCGGCAAAATTTCCTTAATAAAAGCTTCGGCGGCTTTAGAACGGTAGCGGTTGGGATTCAAGATCACATAAAGGGTGCGTCGGACTTCCACTTCCCGAATGGGAGCAATATGCAGTACATTCATTGCCAGTTCTTTTTCAATCGCCGTGGTGGAAACAAAGGCTGCTCCTAATCCTGCTTGCACAGCATTTTTAATGGCCTCAATGGAGTTGAGTTCCATTTCTACCCGTAGGCGTTTCGTGTCTATACCTCCCTGACTCAAAACCTTATCAATGACTTTGCGAATGGTCGATTGGGAATCAAGGCTAATAAATTTGAGTTTATAGAGATCGTCCTTTTGAATCGTTTCCACCTTGGCTAGGGGATGAAAAGTCGGCAAAATTAAAGCCAATTCGTCCTCGGCGTAGGGAATAATCTGGAGGGTGTCCTGTAGGTCGGAAGGAACTTCGCCGCCGATAATGGCTAAATCGACTTGGCCATTGCTAACGCCCCAGGAAGTTCGTCGGGTAGAGTGAACCTGGAGTTGCACCGCCACATCGGGGTATTTTTGACGAAACAGCCCAATCATACGGGGTAATAAATAGGTTCCGGTGGTTTGGGAAGCTCCAACAATTAAGGTTCCGCCCTGGAGGTTTTGTAAATCTTCGATCGCCCGACAGGTTTCTTGACAGAGGGTAATAATTTTTTCGCCATAGTTGAGCAATAGATAGCCCGCTTCCGTTAACTGGGCTTTGCGTCCACCGCGATCAAAAAGAGGAACACTTAACTGTTTTTCGAGGTTTTGCACCTGTAAGCTAACGGCTGGTTGGGAAACGTAGAGGGTGTCGGCAGCGCGTTTAAAACTTCCTTCAGCAGCGATCGCTTTGAGAATACGCAATTGATCCAAAGTGAACGGAATGTCTGGCATAGGTTCAGTGAGGAGGAGTAAAAAGATTGAAGGGAGAAAACGGTGTCTATCCCTATTGAAACTGAACATTAGCATAATCAGGGGATCAAATTCCCTTAGGATCAGAGATCAAGATGGTTTCAATTCTTGCTACTTCTCAAATCACGGCTTTATTATGTTGGATCTCCCTTGGTTTACGCCCAGTCATGGCATCATGTTAGGACTTTTAGGACTTTTTGCGATCGCCCATAGTGGTTTGGCGGCCCTGCGTCCCTGGGGAGAAAGTCAAATTGGGGCCAGAGCTTATCGTGTTCTCTTCGCCTTGGTGAGTTTGCCCTTAGCTGGAATTCTGGTGATTTATTTTTTCAATCATCGCTACGATGGGGTGAGATTTTGGCAATTACAAACCCTCGCTGGTGTTAAACCTTTGGTTTGGGGACTGTCGGCCCTTTCCTTTTTCTTTCTCTATCCTGCCACTTTTAATCTGTTGGAAATTGCTGCTATTCAAAAACCCGAAATTCATCTCTACGAAACGGGAATCATTCGTATTTGTCGTCATCCCCAAATGGTCGGTCAAGTAATCTGGTGTTTAGCCCATAGCCTTTGGTTGGGAACGAGTTTTACCTTGCTGACTTCCCTGGGTTTAATTGCCCATCATGGTTTTGCCGTCTGGCACGGCGATCGGCGTTGGCAACAACGGTATGGAGAGGCTTTTCTAGCAGTAAAGGCCAGAACTTCTATTATTCCCTTTCAAGCCATTTTAGAAGGCCGTCAAACTTTTGTCTGGCAAGAATTTCTCAAACCGGCCTATCTAGGAGTAACCGCTTTTATTTTTCTACTTTGGTGGGGACATCCCTGGCTGATGCAAATGACTGCCAAGGCTTATTGGTGATTTTGTATAATCTAAATGAGAACATAAAAGCAACGACTCCGCGATCGCAGACTTTGGTGACACACAAAGCCTAATTGATTACGTTAAATTGCTAATTTTATTGTAAAAGTACTGCCTTGCTTTTGTTCACTTTTCACTGTCAGACTGCCGGTCGTGTTCTAAACCTGTGGAAAAGAGTAATAATAAATAAATGTAAATCTTAAAATTGGTGTGCCATGCTATTCAAAGCAATTGTTTGCCCAAGTTGTCAAAGTACGGATATTGTGAAACACGGCCCCTCTGGGGAGGGGAAAAAGCGTTACAGATGTCGTAATACAGAATGTAAGCGTTGCACATTTATCTTAAACTATACTTATAAAGGTTATTTGCCAGAAGTAAAGGAAAAGATTGCCGAAATGGCAATGAATGGTAGTGGCATAAGGGATACAGCCCGTGTGCTGAGGATTAGTCCATCAACAGTGATTAGTGAACTAAAAAAAAAGAGTCTAGTTTAGTATTCGTCAACGAAAAAAAACTAGCAGAACTGGAACCCAGTCAGAGTATTGTAACGCTCTGCCAATGGAATGACGTGGAAGCAAAACTCGACGAAATGTGGGGTTTTGTGAAGAGCAAAAAAGAGTAAAGATGGTTATGGCACGCTATTGATCATAAGACAGGTGAGATATTAGCTTATGTTTTGTCTGGTCACAAAGACGAAGCATTTCTAAGGCTAAAAGAGTTGTTATACTTCCTGACTTTTCCCGTTAAGTGCGGATTGCAAGCTGCCAGCCTTGGCAAAGGTCATGCAACTTCAACCAACCGCGCCAAAGGACTTGGATACCGAGAGGAGTTTTACGACGATGTTCAAGATAACCACCAAGAAAAGCAACAGACTCGACAGCCCAAGCAACAGTCAAAATAGGGGGAAGTTTTTGAGAGGCGGCTGCTTTTAACACCTGAAGTTGAAGAGGATTAAGAATTTCAATCGCGAGAGCATCGGGCTGGGTACGATGAAGATAAGTAACGTGTAAAAGTTCAACAGCAATGACACTTAAAAAACCCAAAAGAGTTTTCATTCCATCAGAGGCAAGTCGATAACGCTCACTCTGACAACCAGACTTAAGGACTTTATGAAATTCTTCAACCCGCCATCGGTAGGTGTACCAACGAAGAATAGTGACAGCCATCTCAATAGTCTCAACAACTTCTGTAGTCAGAAGCATCCAAGATAAAGGAGTTTCGCCTTCGGGACAATCGATTTCTGTCGCATAAACAGCATAGACATTCAACGGGTCACGATTATCAAAACGATAGGGAGTTCGTAGATTAACTGAGCAAAATCGGACGGCAAGCTTAACCTTCCGTGCTTTTCTTTTTCCTGTACTCGGAATCTCGATTTCTTGATGAAAACGAATCGGTTCTGATTCCAAATGTTGCCAAAGTCGTTCACTATTTTTGTCTAAACTACGATTATGAGACGCTCTGACCAGCACTCCTGTATGCTTGAGTTGACGCACTGAGTCAAAGACTTCTGAAACATCTCCTTCTCTGTCAAATACATGAATTACCCTCGTTGAACTTTCTACCTGTTTCTCACAGGTGTTTAGAGCCTCTACCCATTTGTAGGATTCTTTTTCCTCAAATGGTCTTTGACGAGCTGCTTTTCTTTGTTCTTTCTGTCTTTCTTTTTTCTGCTTCGCCGTTTCATCTGTTGGGGGCTTTTCTTTTACCTCCCTATTCCACAGTTTTTGCCATAATAAACCTAATACTTGTCCTTTTTCTGGCTCAATTGCTAAAGCACTATGCAGTATTAATCCATTCCCTCCTTTTCCAGTCGGCCCATACCCTTCCCTTTTTTCCTTGATATTGCGATAATCTAAGAAGGTCGTATCTCCGACTGATAGCATTATCTTATATTCTTCTACGGCGGCAGTTGTCATTTCACAGTGCGGCTCTATTATCTTGACAAAGTCTGTTTTCGGATTCCCAAAAATTCATAGGCCCTCTTTAACTCGTTTCCTCCCTTAAACACTTCTGATAAGGCTTTTCCAAACCCCTCACTTAACTTTTTCCCAATCGAGAAGGCACGATTGTTTAGCCTCTCGTCTCCCAATTCACAACTGGCAAAGTTTTTTGTCCACCATTCCAACATTTTTTGACCTGCCCTTTAAGATTTTCTCCATCTTACAGTCTCATACTCCCTTCATCCTTTGTTTTTGAAATTTGAACGATAAGCGGGATGATGGCTTCAGAATATTTTTTTCCTGTCAAGAGAATCATTACTCAAACCCTTGCCAGATAAAGCCTCTAGAAGTTTGCATTGCTGGATTTTGGACTTAACGGGAAAAGTCAGGTTATACTTCAAACGTTCATAATCTGAGATTTATCAAAGCGTTGAAATCGTAAGGTGAGCAGAGAATCAAGCTCCTCCTTATATTTTACGTTAGCATCTTCAAGACATCCTGAAATTGCTGCAGAAAACTGCGTAAAATCTTCATAATATTTTGCGTATAAACACTTCTTCTTCACAAACTTCCACAGTCTTTCAATTAAATTCAAGTTAGGAGAATAAGGAGGTAAGTACAGTAACTCTATTCCTAATGATTCTGCCAACTCCTGTACAATTCGGCATTTTTGATAACGAGCATTGTCTAATACCAACGTAATCGGTATTAATAGTCCTAATTCTGCTATCTTTTCTAGGAGTTCACAAACCTGAGTTCCCGTAATATAAGAACTGTTCGTTACCATAATTACTTCATGGGTAATTGCATTTAATGCTCCTAACACATTAAAACGTTTTCTCCCTGATGGTGACTTAATAAAAATCCTCTTGAAGCACCATATAAAATTTACAAATGCTCCCATTACAAAATGAGAGGCATCTACAAAGAAAACTGCCCTTTTTCCTGCTTTTGCCTCTTCTAGCCTTGGTTCTAGCTCTTTTTCTCTATAGCTATCCTGAGCTTCTACATCTGCTTTTGATGGAATTGTTCCCACCTTTAGACACCTCATTCCTATTGACTTTAAAAATTTTCTGACTTGCGTCGGACTTCTTTTTATTCCTGTTAATTCTTCTATTCTTTTTACTGCTTCATTTATTGTTGCTGGTGGATTTGACTCAAAATATGCCTCAATTGTCCCTTGATGCTCTGTTAACTCGCTTTTCGGGCGATTAAATTTTATTTCTTTTAGTTTTTCTATCCCGCCCTCTTGATAATCACGGATATAGCTTGTCACCGTATTTACTGAAACTCCTGCGAATTGAGCAATTTTTTGATGAGACAATCCCTGACTTTTTAGCCATAAAACTTCCATCTTTAGCTGCACTCTAGGATGCGGGTGATTAAACCGACCGTAAGACAACAGTCTTTTGTCTTCTTCTGTAAATTCTAACTTAATCATTTCTCAGCCTCTTGACTAATTTTTCTATTTTTATTATATTATCTCTTATTTTTAGAATTCGCAACCTGTGACCGTGTTTAGTATAGAACCTTTTGGTATTACTCAATATTATACAGATGGATGGGGGGCTTACGAACGACATATTGAGCCAGCATTGCATGAGGTGGGTAAGTATAATACTCAAAAAATCGAACGAAAGCACTTGACATTGAGAACTCGAATAAAGAGATTAGCGAGAAAAACGATTTGTTTCTCCAAATCTATTGTGATGCACGATATTGTCCTTGGATTATTTATCAATCGCTTTGAATTTGGATGTCTTATTTAGGGTTTGCCGAATAAAGGCAGAACCTTTATCAGATAAGCTTTTCAGCCATTTTGAACACGATTAGGTGCAAGCTTATGGCATTTGAAGGCGTAAAATCCATGCACTTTGCTAGAAAATTGTGGGTTAAAATCGGAAACTGATTTCTGAAGTCACCATTTTTCGCGCCCTGTGGCATCTAGGTTCGATTTGCAGACTTATTCAGCAAGCCCTATTTAGATGTGCTTCCACAGATTCAGAACACTACCCTATACTTTGGCACAACGTCGCCTACGACAGGCTTTGGCTCTTGCCCATCAGACTATTCCTAATCAAAAGGGTAAACCGACCGCCATTCCCACTCTGCTTTGGGTCTTTCAGTCTTTTCTGTTTATCCGTTGGTTAGAGTAGAGATTGACGGCATTCAAACTATCGTTAATTTGACCTCCAAACACAAACATATTCTTTCCTTTCTTGGCTCTTCATGTCAAAAGTACTACTTTGTCTCTTGACTTACCTGCGGAATGTGGGCTCCAAACACAAACATATTCTTTCCTTTCTTGGCTCTTCATGTCAAAAGTACTACTTTGTCTCTTGACTTACCTGCGGAATGTGGGTTGGAACAGACTTCCGAATACTTCCCTAGTTCGGACTATCTCTAAGCCTTATTGGTAAGGCGTTGTCAGACAAGGCATCTTAGCTGTGTTGCGGGAAGGGACTTAGACAAGTTTGCTGGTTCTTGCCCTTATCGGGATTTTCAAAAACCAGCTTCCCGCAAGGGAAAACAAAGTAAAGCCGTCCTAGAAGGACGGGGTTTCAAACCCATTTTTTTCGATGACTTTAGATCCTCGTCGTCAGCAGCAACTCAGTAATTTGGTGAAGAAGTTAGGACTTTCTGAGCAAGCTTCTATTAACTGGTCATTATTGGATTTAGCTCTTACCCATCCCAGTGTTTCAACCTCGCAAAATTATCAAAAACTCGAATTTGTGGGAGATGCGGTTATTCGGTTAGCGGCGGCGGAAGTATTATTGGAAAGTTATCCTGAGGCGGCGGTAGGAGAATTTGCCTCTCTACGCTCTATGATGGTCAGCGATCGCACCTTGGCCCAATGGGCCGAGTCCTATGGATTGGATCGGTATCTATGGATTGCGCCGAGTGTCTTAGGTCATAAACCTGGACGGATTAGTTTATTGGCAGATAGTTTTGAAGCAGTTTTAGGTGCTCTCTATTTAAGTACACAGAATATGAATTTAGTGAGACCCTGGTTAGATGAACATCTAAGGGCTAAGGCGATGGAAATTTGGCAAGATCCGGCTCGGCAAAATTATAAGGATGCTCTTCAGGAATGGACTCAGGCTAAGCATAAATGTTTGCCTCAGTATCGGGTTAAGGAGAATTTTCAGGACTCGTTAGAAGAAGAACGTTTTTTTGCCGAAGTATGGTTAGCAGATCAGTTGTTAGGTAAGGGAACAGGGCCTTCTAAGAAAATAGCAGAACAAACAGCGGCCAAAGAGGCGTTTTTTGCCTTTGTAAACCCTCAGTAGTCGGGTTATAGGGTACTAGAGTTAAATAGCTGCTATTTTTGAATTCTTCGGCACTAGTATCGTCTGATCAAAGTTGGAAAAATTTATGGTGTAAGGCTTTGAGAAAATAGAAAAATAGTTTAAGACTAGACATCGGCCCGTTTTTATTATACTATTATTATTGTCATTATATCCCACATTCCGCAAACGCTACAGATAGCGCATAAATACAAATAGATGCTCTTTCTGTATGGCGTTAATTTGTTCTAATGCACTATGAATAGAGTAGTTTAAATTAATTACTCTATAGGTGGCGGCAACCTGCGGAATGTCGGTTATATCAAAGAAGAAGGAAACAGAAAACAATAAGAAAAGCTCTATGGAAATCCTGAATGATGTTGGCTTGTGCCAAGAGAAAGAGGATGCCTTATTCAAGAAAAACTGTCCTCATTGCTATAGTGAAAAAGTAAAAATACATTCTCATTATCAAACGAAAGATAACGGGGAACGTAAAATGCTCATTTGTCAAGAATGTAGTTCTTGTTTTACTGAAACTTATGGTAGCGTAATCGCTAGCTTAGAAACCCCATTAAGTGAAATTGTAAAAGTATTAAAAGCCAGAATGGAAGGAATAGGATTAAATGCAGCAGCCCGAGTATTCGGCTACGCGAAAACAACAATATTGAATTGGGAAAAGAAATTATCAGGATTACAAGAGACATTATTTTTATACGCCTTAGTGAATGAATTTGTTAAATTAGTAATAGAAGGGGATGAACTATACACAAAAGTTGGAAAAAATAAAGAAGCAAGTGCCTCTGAGGGGTGGACAATCGTGCTCATGGACAGGGCTAGCCGCTTTATTTGGCATTTAAAATGTGGTCGAAAAGAGCAGAAACTATTTCTAGAAGCAATGATGACGGTAGCGGAATTATTTGAAAGGAGTGCAGAATCTCTCCAGTTATTTACAGATGGAGAAAAGCGATATAGTCAACTGCTATTTGATATTTGTCACGAAGTATTAAGGACTGGAAAGCGAGGTCGTCCCACCAAAGTATTACCGAAAGGTATGGTGGTAAGACTAAAAAATAAGAGTAGTAAACGTCGAGATTCTGAGGGTAAACTCAAGAAAGTAGAAACTCCGAAACCAGAACATCCTGAGACAACAGAAAAACCAGAAGAAAAGGACGTCCATGCCAACCACGTTGAGGCATTTAATAGTGCTATCCGACACTATTTATCTGCCTTTCGCCGTCGTACAAATACTTATGCTAAATCTGTTGTGGGATTACAGCGAGTCCTAGATATTTTCTGGATGGTTCATAACTTTGTTCGCAGCCATTTTACTACTAGAGAAGTTCCTGCTGTAGCTCTCGGTATAATTGAAAAAGGGTTAACTTGGGAGGACTTACTCCAAATTCGCCTGATTTCTTGAACCTCCCGTATTGCAACGTTTGTAGCTTCTAGCTAGACGATACCAGTGCCTTGGATTTTTATTAGAGATAATAGTTAGGCGATCGCCGAAGTTGGGATTTATTTTTGAAACATTAATCAGTCAATGAGTAGCAAATTTAAATAATCTAACTTTTGTAAATATCGTTATTGAATTAATTCTAAAAATGATGATTTTCATTCACCTCTCCGATAAGCATCAATTTCAGCTTGAATTTCCTCTTCTGTAATGGGATTTTCAATAAAGAGGTTTTGAGTGTCTTCGCAGAGTTGATTGAATTTTTCTGCTATACTTCAAACGTTCATAATCTGAGATTTATCAAAGCGTTGAAATCGTAAGGTGAGCAGAGAATCAAGCTCCTCCTTATATTTTACGTTAGCATCCTCAAGACATCCTGAAATTGCTGCAGAAAACTGCGTAAAATCTTCATAATATTTTGCGTATAAACACTTCTTCTTCACAAACTTCCACAGTCTTTCAATTAAATTCAAGTTAGGAGAATAAGGAGGTAAGTACAGTAACTCTATTCCTAATGATTCTGCCAACTCCTGCACAATTCGGCATTTTTGATAACGAGCATTGTCTAATACCAACGTAATCGGTATTAATAGTCCTAATTCTGCTATCTTTTCTAGGAGTTCACAAACCTGAGTTCCCGTAATATAAGAACTGTTCGTTACCATAATTACTTCATGGGTAATTGCATTTAATGCTCCTAACACATTAAAACGTTTTCTCCCTGATGGTGACTTAATAAAAATCCTCTTGAAGCACCATATAAAATTTACAAATGCTCCCATTACAAAATGAGAGGCATCTACAAAGAAAACTGCCCTTTTTCCTGCTTTTGCCTCTTCTAGCCTTGGTTCTAGCTCTTTTTCTCTATAGCTATCCTGAGCTTCTACATCTGCTTTTGATGGAATTGTTCCCACCTTTAGACACCTCATTCCTATTGACTTTAAAAATTTTCTGACTTGCGTCGGACTTCTTTTTATTCCTGTTAATTCTTCTATTCTTTTTACTGCTTCATTTATTGTTGCTGGTGGATTTGACTCAAAATATGCCTCAATTGTCCCTTGATGCTCTGTTAACTCGCTTTTCGGGCGATTAAATTTTATTTCTTTTAGTTTTTCTATCCCGCCCTCTTGATAATCACGGATATAGCTTGTCACCGTATTTACTGAAACTCCTGCGAATTGAGCAATTTTTTGATGAGACAATCCCTGACTTTTTAGCCATAAAACTTCCATCTTTAGCTGCACTCTAGGATGCGGGTGATTAAACCGACCGTAAGACAACAGTCTTTTGTCTTCTTCTGTAAATTCTAACTTAATCATTTCTCAGCCTCTTGACTAATTTTTCTATTTTTATTATATTATCTCTTATTTTTAGAATTCGCAACCTGTGACCGTGTTTAGTATAATGCCGTTCGCTCTTCTTGTTTGGTAGTTTGATTTTCCCTGATCGGGAGACGTTGTTGATATAAGTTATTGACAAATGCCATAACGGTCTTAAGTTGTTCTTCTGAAAGTAGATTAATTTGATTAATTAAGTCATTTTTAAGATTGATGGTGTTCATATTGAGCCTCAATAAAGGTTAACATTTATTTGAGCAAAGCAATTCTAAATGGTATTGCTAGGGTTTCTTATTGTCCCAATCTTCAGCACTGATTACCACAATATTTGCTCCGTTTTGATTGGTGGTTTTGAGGGAAGTATGTTGATTAATGACTGGTTTGATTAGGTTTTGCAGGTTATTGATAAATTGATTGATGGTGATGGAGTTCACAATTTTTATCCTCTTGGTTTAAAATGATGGTTAAAGATTAGGTTTCTTTGATTAATGAAAGTAGTGATCGCACTCAGTAATTATTTTTCTTGAAAGTATCAAAATCGGTTTCGCCTGAACGTAGAAAATCTAAAAAATTGATATTTTTATAAATACAAGTTTCATAAATACTCAGCAAAATTAAATGCTGTTTAATACCAGATTCTGTGAAAGTACCATCATTCATTTTTCTATAAGCAGCAAATGCTTTAATTGCGTGTTCTGCGTTATTATTGTTCCAGGGGACATCATCATAATCCAAAAAAGTAAATAAATTTTCCTTAAATTTTTTGAATTTTTTAATGTACACCAAGCAAATTTCTGACTTAAAATCTTTTGACAAGTATTTTTGAAAAAATTCTTCTACTTCTTCTTTATGTTTTTGAAGATATAGTTTTTTCAATCCATAAATATCAATGGTTTTAACAATTGACTGTAATAACAAACTAAAATCTCTAATAAGATTTTTATATTCATTATCAAAAGGATAGCTACGAAGATCATCATTCATATCTCTTATAAGATGAATAAGACATTTTTGCCTTGGACAGTCTATTGAATCATAAGCAGCATAAAAATCTGATACCAAAACTCCATGAAAATCATTAATAGTATTCTTTAATAAATCTGCTTCTCGCGTTGGGTAATATAAATAGAGAACTTCTTCCATACTGGTGAATACCCAAACATAAGCTTTTACTCCTTTAATACTGACAGAAGTTTCGTCTGCATGAATAAGCTTTCCTTTGACAAGCTTATCAAGAATATTATCGTATGTAGATTGATAATATTTTGACATCCTAGCTTTTGCTTTAGAGCATATCGAAGGACTAAAATGATAGCCAAATATATCTCTAAGATCATCAATAACTTTACCAAAAGATTGGCGAAGTCCAACAATTTTATGTATAATTAATCGGTAGAAATCATCACCATACTTACTTGTAATTTTCGCATATTCTGAAGCTGGAAAATTTTTATTACATCTAGCACACTTTACTGTACGAGTTTCATATTTAACAATCCATCTTTTTATTCCAAATTCGAGAAACTTCACATTGAGGACTACTTTTGATCGATAGTTACTACGATAAAGATTAGTCCCTCCACAATAAGAACATACTTCAGGCATAACAACTAAGATTGTTTTATTGATTTTGTATTTCTCTACACTCCTATTTGTTGTAAATTGATTTTTTTTCTTTTTGTTTGAACTCTTTTCTCGAAAATAAATTTTATCTCTCTGATAATTAAAATACGCACATTTGTTGACAAAATCTAATTCTTCTAGCAGGAATTCGTTCTTTTTAAAAGTTAGATTTTCTTTATTGCTCAAACTTAAATCACTAACTGAAATAAATTTATCAAAATCTTTAGTGTCTTTATTATCATCGAAAATTTCGATAATAGATTCAAATACTTTTTTGAGAATGTGACAGTCCTCCTTATTATAAGTTATCAATTTTTTATTGAGAGCCTCATCTTCAGTCTTTTCCCAATTGTATCTCCATACCAAACTTTGAAGTCCACTAGCATCATTTTCTGACCAGCTTTCACCTAAATATTTTCCTATATCTTTCAAACTATTAGAATAAGTCGGAAAATAAACACTGGTATAAATTAATGACAAAATATTCACTAAATTTGCTTGGATTTTTTCTAACAATAAAACGTCATTCTCACCATAAATTTTGCTTTTATTCTTGAAAAAATTTGCGTCATAACTTCCATAATGGACAATAGTAAATTGATCATATAAATTGAGAATCTCCATTAATTTTCTCCAAATTTTTACTTCATCAATCTGACTATCTGCCCATAGTGAAAATTCTTTTATGTTTCCATTTTGAACGATTACTAAACCTATCAAGTAATAAAAATTTTGATCAGGAATACCTTCTATATCAAGAAAAATAAGAGTATCGGATACATTTACAACTCCTTTTTGTACTACATAAATTTTATTATCTCTAATTGATAAAGCTTTTAATGCGTGAGAATGCTTTATTTTTCGATTATTCTTTCCCTGCTTTCTAGCCCGATAAGTATAAGAAAGTTGGGTAACAGTAAAAAGTCCTTTCTTATTTAATTTATTGATTTCTCGCTCAGTAATTCCTGTTAAAAGACTTAAGTGATCCATTTCTTTAGCCTTAGCCCTGCAATTCTGCTGAAATTGGCAGGAAGAGCAATGCCGATTTAGAATCAAAGCAGGAGTTTGAGTCGGTTTTTCTTCTGTCCACTGTTTTAATATCTTTATGAATGGAGCGATTGCTTTATACCCACTTTCCAGCTTTAAATTGTGTGATTTTCCGTCCATCCCCACAATTTTTCCCGTCCCAGGTAATTGCTCTTGAATCAGACCTAAAACTTGCCCAACAAATAAAAGTTCTGTTTTTTGTTCTGGTGTAATGCTATAAGTTCCAACAACAATAGTTGGTTCATAGATTGCTTTATTTGATGTATTTGGCTCAACTTTAGTTAAAACATCACAATGAGCTTCCCAACATTCTGCCCTAATTCTTGCCTCAATCAAAAATTGCTTTTCATTTAAACCATGTTGATTGTATTGTTCGACATTTTCGTGAGATTGCTTGACTTTTTCTAGATACTGTATTTTGTTAACTTGTCTTCGTTCTTCCAAAATGCGTTGGTAATCATGGAAACTCCCTTGATCATCCGAAAACAATAGTAAAAATGCCTTAAGAGGACATTGTGAATAAGCAACAAACACTTCTGAGGTAATTATTGTTTTGAGCATGATACTGACCTTATTTAAACATTAGGAAAAAAGCCAAACTTAACAACCACACTGACCACCGCAGTAAAAATAATACCAATCAATGCGGTAGTGTTCTGAATCTGTGGATAAGACCAATTGCAATTCGTGCGCTGACAACGTTCTAGAAAAGTGCTCCACAGGTCTAAAACATTACCCTAATCCTAAGGCCTGATTGATCGCCGCTCGAAATTCGCTTTTTTGTTTAATGCCCTTAAACTCCTGTAATAGTTCCTTGTCTTTGAAAACTTGAACCGTTGGTGTACCTGTCACCCCACCCATTTGAGCAATTTCAGGATCGGCTTCGAGGTCAATTTCCACAAAATGGATTTTGCCATCATACTCATCAATAACCTTATCTAAAATTGGTTTCAATGTCCGACAGGGGCCACAGGTAGGCGACACATATTTCACCACTAAGGGGCGATCGCCTTCATGGAAAAGTTTTCGCAGAGCATAACCCCCCCCATGGCGAGTATGGGCCAGATCAAAAGTAGCCGCCGTATCGTCCACCGTCACGGTTTTTTCTGGTGCCTGGTACGCTTCAGAAGAGTTGGTTTGATGGTGTTCAATAATCAGATTCTGCTCCGATAACCAGCGTTCTGCTAATAGAGCCGCCATACAACCCGTTCCAGCCGCCGTAATCGCCTGACGAT contains:
- a CDS encoding IS630 family transposase, with protein sequence MIKLEFTEEDKRLLSYGRFNHPHPRVQLKMEVLWLKSQGLSHQKIAQFAGVSVNTVTSYIRDYQEGGIEKLKEIKFNRPKSELTEHQGTIEAYFESNPPATINEAVKRIEELTGIKRSPTQVRKFLKSIGMRCLKVGTIPSKADVEAQDSYREKELEPRLEEAKAGKRAVFFVDASHFVMGAFVNFIWCFKRIFIKSPSGRKRFNVLGALNAITHEVIMVTNSSYITGTQVCELLEKIAELGLLIPITLVLDNARYQKCRIVQELAESLGIELLYLPPYSPNLNLIERLWKFVKKKCLYAKYYEDFTQFSAAISGCLEDANVKYKEELDSLLTLRFQRFDKSQIMNV
- a CDS encoding TM0106 family RecB-like putative nuclease, translated to MLKTIITSEVFVAYSQCPLKAFLLLFSDDQGSFHDYQRILEERRQVNKIQYLEKVKQSHENVEQYNQHGLNEKQFLIEARIRAECWEAHCDVLTKVEPNTSNKAIYEPTIVVGTYSITPEQKTELLFVGQVLGLIQEQLPGTGKIVGMDGKSHNLKLESGYKAIAPFIKILKQWTEEKPTQTPALILNRHCSSCQFQQNCRAKAKEMDHLSLLTGITEREINKLNKKGLFTVTQLSYTYRARKQGKNNRKIKHSHALKALSIRDNKIYVVQKGVVNVSDTLIFLDIEGIPDQNFYYLIGLVIVQNGNIKEFSLWADSQIDEVKIWRKLMEILNLYDQFTIVHYGSYDANFFKNKSKIYGENDVLLLEKIQANLVNILSLIYTSVYFPTYSNSLKDIGKYLGESWSENDASGLQSLVWRYNWEKTEDEALNKKLITYNKEDCHILKKVFESIIEIFDDNKDTKDFDKFISVSDLSLSNKENLTFKKNEFLLEELDFVNKCAYFNYQRDKIYFREKSSNKKKKNQFTTNRSVEKYKINKTILVVMPEVCSYCGGTNLYRSNYRSKVVLNVKFLEFGIKRWIVKYETRTVKCARCNKNFPASEYAKITSKYGDDFYRLIIHKIVGLRQSFGKVIDDLRDIFGYHFSPSICSKAKARMSKYYQSTYDNILDKLVKGKLIHADETSVSIKGVKAYVWVFTSMEEVLYLYYPTREADLLKNTINDFHGVLVSDFYAAYDSIDCPRQKCLIHLIRDMNDDLRSYPFDNEYKNLIRDFSLLLQSIVKTIDIYGLKKLYLQKHKEEVEEFFQKYLSKDFKSEICLVYIKKFKKFKENLFTFLDYDDVPWNNNNAEHAIKAFAAYRKMNDGTFTESGIKQHLILLSIYETCIYKNINFLDFLRSGETDFDTFKKNNY